Proteins encoded within one genomic window of Rhododendron vialii isolate Sample 1 chromosome 1a, ASM3025357v1:
- the LOC131323377 gene encoding organelle RRM domain-containing protein 6, chloroplastic-like, with the protein MARRLPTQLFVSRLSFYTTNEELKRLFTPYGVVKEARLVMDPITRRPKGFGFVTYDSEVEAQKAIKSMNGRIVKGKLLFVEVANTKTQGEGSS; encoded by the exons ATGGCAAGAAGACTCCCTACCCAGCTCTTTGTAAGca GGTTGTCATTTTATACCACAAATGAAGAATTGAAGAGGTTGTTTACCCCTTATGGTGTTGTTAAAGAAG CTAGGCTAGTTATGGACCCGATAACCCGGAGGCCTAAAGGGTTTGGCTTTGTCACTTATGACTCAGAAGTTGAAGCACAGAAGGCAATCAAGTCCATGAATGGCagg ATTGTTAAAGGAAAGCTGCTCTTTGTGGAAGTTGCAAATACCAAAACACAAGGGGAAGGTTCCTCATGA
- the LOC131323144 gene encoding histone H2A-like — protein sequence METGGKVKKGAGGRGRGTGPKKPPVTRSVRAGLQFPVGRIGRYLKKGRYAQRVGTGAPVYLAAVLEYLAAEVLELAGNAARDNKKNRIIPRHVLLAIRNDEELGKLLAGVTIAHGGVLPNINPVLLPKKTDKAMKEPKSPSKATKSPKKA from the exons atggagaccGGTGGAAAAGTTAAGAAGGGCGCCGGAGGGAGGGGTAGAGGCACCGGTCCGAAGAAGCCGCCGGTGACCCGCTCCGTCAGGGCCGGTCTGCAGTTCCCGGTCGGCAGGATTGGCCGGTACTTGAAGAAAGGTCGATATGCTCAGCGCGTCGGTACCGGCGCTCCGGTCTACTTGGCCGCCGTCCTTGAATACCTAGCTGCTGAA GTTCTGGAGTTGGCCGGAAATGCAGCCCGTGACAACAAGAAGAACAGAATCATACCAAGGCACGTTCTGTTGGCAATAAGGAACGACGAAGAGCTCGGAAAGTTGTTGGCTGGAGTGACAATCGCACACGGTGGAGTACTGCCCAACATCAACCCAGTGCTGCTGCCAAAGAAGACCGATAAGGCGATGAAGGAGCCCAAATCTCCGTCCAAGGCCACCAAGTCTCCGAAGAAAGCCTAG
- the LOC131323221 gene encoding histone H2B.3-like, giving the protein MAPKAEKKPAEKKPAEEKKTAAAEKAPAEKKPKAGKKLPKDASAAAAGDKKKKRSKKSVETYKIYIFKVLKQVHPDIGISSKAMGIMNSFINDIFEKLAQEASRLARYNKKPTITSREIQTAVRLVLPGELAKHAVSEGTKAVTKFTSS; this is encoded by the coding sequence ATGGCGCCCAAGGCAGAGAAGAAGCCAGCGGAGAAGAAGCCAGCGGAGGAGAAGAAGACCGCGGCGGCCGAGAAGGCCCCGGCGGAGAAGAAGCCCAAGGCCGGGAAGAAACTCCCCAAGGACGCCTCCGCCGCGGCGGCCGgagacaagaagaagaagaggtcgAAGAAGAGCGTGGAGACGTACAAGATCTACATCTTCAAGGTGCTGAAGCAGGTGCACCCCGACATCGGGATCTCGAGCAAGGCCATGGGGATCATGAACAGCTTCATCAACGATATCTTCGAGAAGCTCGCCCAGGAGGCGTCGAGGCTGGCGAGGTACAACAAGAAGCCGACGATTACGTCCAGGGAGATCCAGACGGCTGTGAGGCTTGTGCTGCCTGGGGAGTTGGCGAAGCACGCTGTTTCTGAGGGGACGAAGGCTGTGACTAAGTTTACTAGCTCTTGA
- the LOC131323448 gene encoding THO complex subunit 4B-like has product MSGAASLDMTLEDLIKTNKKSGRGGGGNFRGRGRASSGPGPARRFPNRAANRPSPYFNPKAADQVMAYPVQAGGRPSSIETGTKLYVSNLDYGVSNDDIKELFSEVGDLKRYSIHYDRSGRSKGTAEVVFSRRQDAQAAVKRYNNVQLDGKPMKIEVVGTNIGAPAMPPPFANASFRISNGVPGSGQGRGGALGRIRGVGGGRGFGRGRGQGRGRGEKISAEDLDAELEKYHTEAMQIN; this is encoded by the exons ATGTCAGGCGCTGCTTCCTTGGACATGACCCTTGAAGATCTGATTAAGACCAACAAGAAATCTGGCCGCGGCGGCGGCGGTAACTTTAGAGGCAGAGGCCGAGCCTCCTCCGGACCCGGCCCTGCTCGCCGCTTTCCCAACCGCGCTGCCAATCGACCTTCACCCTACTTTAACCCCAAG GCAGCGGATCAGGTGATGGCGTACCCAGTACAAGCGGGTGGTCGACCCTCGTCGATAGAAACGGGAACGAAGCTCTACGTATCCAACCTAGACTACGGCGTTTCGAACGATGACATCAAG GAACTCTTTTCAGAGGTTGGTGACTTGAAACGATATTCAATACATTATGATAGGAGTGGGAGATCAAAG GGAACGGCAGAAGTCGTCTTTTCACGACGACAGGATGCTCAAGCAGCTGTCAAGAGGTACAACAACGTGCAGCTTGATGGGAAGCCAATGAAAATTGAGGTTGTGGGGACAAATATTGGAGCTCCTGCCATGCCTCCTCCATTTGCAAATGCTTCTTTCAGAATTTCAAATGGTGTTCCAGGAAG TGGACAAGGAAGGGGTGGTGCACTCGGGAGGATCCGTGGGGTCGGCGGAGGCCGTGGATTTGGAAGAGGCCGTGGACAGGGAAGAGGGCGTGGTGAGAAGATATCTGCAGAAGATCTTGATGCTGAGTTGGAGAAGTATCACACAGAGGCAATGCAGATCAATTGA